A section of the Mycobacterium sp. 3519A genome encodes:
- a CDS encoding cation:proton antiporter, translating to MSAFGFQTLTLIAVVGMTGPLLASLRRFGIPVIIGELVAGLVVGRTGFGLVDHADATFTLLANIGFALVMFVVGTHVPARDETLRSQIPRALLRAVAVGAVAALLGVVLARVFGTGHAAVYAVLMASSSAALALPVIDSLRLTGPPVLSVTTQIAIADAASIVLLPLVINPAQTARAALGALAIACCAAVLFVVLRMANRRGWRRQLHHWSHKRRLALELRLSLILLFGLCALAMTSRVSIMLAGFALGLVVSAVGTPRRLARQLFGITEGFFSPLFFVWLGASLQVRELGEHPWLILLGLSLGAGALIAHAVGVLFGQPVTLAVLSAAQLGVPVAAATLGTEQHLLGPGEPSALMLGALVTVAATSLAGAVAAHRQHADESKAAPQLERPE from the coding sequence ATGTCCGCGTTCGGGTTCCAGACGCTGACGCTGATCGCGGTCGTCGGCATGACAGGCCCACTGCTGGCCTCGCTGCGGCGGTTCGGCATCCCGGTGATCATCGGCGAACTGGTCGCCGGTCTGGTCGTCGGCCGAACCGGCTTCGGGCTCGTCGATCACGCCGATGCGACGTTCACCCTGCTCGCCAACATCGGCTTCGCGCTGGTGATGTTCGTCGTCGGCACCCATGTCCCGGCGCGCGACGAGACACTGCGGTCCCAGATTCCCCGGGCGCTGCTTCGAGCGGTGGCTGTCGGCGCGGTGGCCGCCCTCCTCGGTGTGGTGTTGGCGCGGGTATTCGGCACCGGCCACGCGGCGGTTTATGCGGTGCTGATGGCGTCCTCGTCGGCGGCGCTGGCGCTACCGGTGATCGACTCGCTACGGCTAACTGGCCCGCCGGTGCTGTCGGTGACCACACAGATCGCGATCGCCGATGCGGCGTCAATTGTATTGCTGCCCTTGGTGATCAATCCCGCACAAACAGCGCGGGCCGCGCTCGGTGCGCTCGCGATCGCCTGCTGCGCCGCGGTGCTGTTCGTCGTGTTACGGATGGCCAACCGCCGTGGCTGGCGCAGACAGCTACATCACTGGTCGCATAAGCGCAGGCTGGCGCTGGAGCTTCGGCTCAGCCTGATCCTGCTGTTCGGTCTCTGCGCACTGGCGATGACGTCTCGGGTGTCGATCATGCTGGCGGGTTTCGCACTGGGGCTGGTGGTCTCGGCGGTCGGCACACCACGTCGGCTCGCACGCCAACTGTTCGGCATCACCGAAGGATTCTTCAGTCCGCTGTTCTTCGTCTGGCTCGGCGCCTCGCTGCAGGTGCGTGAACTCGGTGAGCACCCTTGGCTGATCCTGCTCGGCCTGAGCCTCGGTGCCGGTGCGCTGATCGCCCACGCAGTGGGCGTGCTCTTCGGTCAGCCGGTGACGCTCGCCGTGTTGTCGGCCGCCCAACTGGGGGTACCGGTTGCCGCTGCGACGCTTGGCACCGAACAGCATCTGCTGGGACCCGGTGAGCCGTCGGCGCTGATGCTCGGCGCGCTTGTCACCGTGGCGGCCACGTCACTGGCGGGCGCAGTGGCCGCACACCGTCAACACGCCGACGAGTCGAAGGCAGCACCTCAGCTGGAGAGGCCCGAGTAG
- a CDS encoding AraC family transcriptional regulator, translating into MDAVVGLLDGVRARGAFVLRMMMDPPWSMSIEDEAPLTVICQTHGRAALVGEASGTAWLGPGDVALTRGTERYVFADHPTTAPLVVIHPGQRCTTRSGEDLRFEMSLGLRTWGNSASGATRSVIGAYEGRSEVSARLLDALPPVLVLRADEWKTPLVELLAAEATGEGPGQEAYLDRLLDLLLIGVVRTWFDRDDNAPPWWYAEYDPVVGPALKLIYNNPAHPWTVANLAAAVGSSRAAFAGRFTEQVGEPPIAFLTNWRLALAADLLRSSELTIAAVAKRVGYSTPFALSSAFKRAYAVSPNTYRADYPGEALGSSAL; encoded by the coding sequence GTGGACGCCGTGGTCGGCCTGCTCGACGGGGTGCGGGCGCGGGGCGCATTCGTCCTGCGGATGATGATGGATCCGCCATGGTCGATGAGCATCGAAGATGAAGCGCCGCTGACTGTCATCTGCCAGACCCACGGCCGCGCGGCGCTCGTCGGCGAGGCCAGCGGGACAGCCTGGCTGGGCCCCGGTGACGTCGCGCTGACCCGAGGCACCGAACGATATGTGTTCGCCGATCATCCGACGACGGCGCCGCTGGTCGTCATCCACCCGGGCCAGCGCTGCACCACACGCTCGGGTGAGGATCTGAGATTCGAGATGTCGCTTGGCCTTCGCACCTGGGGCAACAGCGCATCGGGCGCGACGCGCTCGGTAATCGGCGCGTATGAGGGCCGCAGCGAGGTGAGCGCCCGCCTGCTCGACGCGCTTCCCCCCGTGCTGGTGCTGCGCGCCGACGAATGGAAAACGCCGTTGGTGGAACTGCTCGCCGCCGAAGCGACCGGCGAAGGTCCAGGGCAGGAGGCGTATCTCGATCGCTTGCTGGATCTGTTGTTGATCGGGGTGGTCCGCACATGGTTCGACCGCGACGACAACGCGCCACCGTGGTGGTACGCCGAATACGACCCGGTTGTCGGGCCTGCGTTGAAGCTGATCTACAACAATCCGGCTCATCCGTGGACCGTGGCGAATCTTGCTGCGGCCGTTGGCAGCTCGCGTGCGGCCTTCGCCGGCAGGTTCACCGAGCAGGTCGGCGAACCACCGATCGCTTTTCTGACCAACTGGCGGTTGGCGCTGGCTGCTGACCTGCTGCGGTCCAGTGAACTCACCATTGCGGCGGTCGCCAAGCGGGTCGGCTACAGCACGCCGTTCGCGCTGAGCAGCGCCTTCAAGCGGGCCTACGCTGTCAGCCCGAACACCTACCGTGCGGATTATCCGGGCGAGGCATTGGGCTCATCGGCGCTCTGA
- a CDS encoding TetR/AcrR family transcriptional regulator, whose amino-acid sequence MVQPLGRSAQKRQTILSAGRDLFLSNGYQGTSVDQIAAGAEVSKQTVYKHFGDKHELLLAIVDGALQSTVTPVLERIRGLGDTTDLEADMTALAADYLRAVLQEPVVQLRRLVVGEANRVPDLARLYYDQAPARALAAFADCFAALHRRGLLRVVEPDCAAEHFAFLVVGRCIDQALFCGGPQVLASVDVDSHVRRAVQVFLAAYRPEER is encoded by the coding sequence ATGGTGCAGCCGCTAGGACGCTCGGCGCAGAAGCGCCAGACCATCCTCTCGGCGGGCCGGGACTTGTTTCTGAGCAACGGTTATCAGGGCACCAGCGTCGACCAGATCGCGGCGGGGGCCGAGGTGTCCAAGCAGACCGTGTACAAGCATTTCGGCGACAAGCACGAACTGCTACTGGCCATCGTGGACGGCGCGCTGCAGAGCACGGTCACGCCGGTCCTGGAAAGAATCCGAGGACTCGGCGACACCACCGACCTCGAGGCCGATATGACCGCGCTGGCGGCAGATTATCTGCGTGCAGTGCTGCAGGAGCCGGTGGTCCAGTTGCGCCGACTGGTTGTCGGAGAGGCCAATCGGGTTCCCGACCTGGCCCGGCTGTACTACGACCAGGCGCCGGCCAGAGCGCTGGCCGCATTCGCCGACTGCTTCGCCGCCCTGCACCGGCGCGGGTTGCTGCGCGTTGTTGAACCCGACTGCGCGGCAGAGCATTTCGCGTTCCTGGTGGTCGGCCGGTGTATCGATCAGGCGCTGTTCTGCGGCGGACCGCAGGTGCTGGCTTCCGTCGACGTCGACAGCCACGTCCGCAGGGCGGTGCAGGTCTTTCTCGCCGCGTACCGGCCCGAGGAACGTTAG
- a CDS encoding DUF998 domain-containing protein, with product MTTTDCPPLPIRVTKSLLGYGVIAGPIYVTAVAFQMVLRDGFDPTRHAASQLANGDLGWIQIATFLLTGAMTVAAAIGVRRALGPGRLSGWASGLLGAYGVALIAAGIFRADPSDGFPPGTPAGMGEVSWHGLTHFAVASVGFLCLVAACFVLAAWFVRTGQASWAWFSRITGVVFAASFLALASGRGAAATILVFTAAVVLAWGWLAAVSAKLYSGVAAT from the coding sequence ATGACGACGACTGACTGCCCGCCGCTGCCGATTCGGGTGACGAAGTCGCTGCTCGGCTACGGGGTGATCGCGGGGCCGATCTACGTAACAGCGGTGGCATTCCAGATGGTCCTTCGCGACGGGTTCGACCCGACCCGGCATGCTGCCAGCCAACTCGCCAACGGTGATCTGGGCTGGATCCAGATCGCCACCTTCCTGCTGACCGGTGCGATGACGGTCGCTGCGGCCATCGGCGTGCGACGGGCGCTCGGGCCCGGTCGGCTCTCCGGATGGGCGTCGGGGCTGCTCGGTGCCTACGGTGTGGCCTTGATCGCCGCCGGCATCTTCCGGGCCGATCCGTCCGACGGCTTCCCGCCGGGCACACCCGCGGGCATGGGTGAGGTCAGCTGGCACGGGTTGACGCATTTCGCGGTGGCGAGTGTCGGGTTCCTCTGCCTGGTGGCGGCGTGCTTTGTGCTGGCGGCGTGGTTTGTGCGCACCGGTCAGGCGTCGTGGGCGTGGTTCTCCCGGATCACCGGCGTGGTCTTCGCAGCCAGCTTCTTGGCGTTGGCGTCCGGAAGGGGCGCGGCGGCAACCATTTTGGTGTTCACGGCGGCTGTCGTACTGGCATGGGGGTGGCTGGCCGCGGTATCGGCCAAGTTGTACAGCGGTGTCGCGGCCACGTAG
- a CDS encoding stage II sporulation protein M has translation MDVDAFVLAHRPTWNRLEVLVKKRRRLTGAEVDELVDLYQRVSTHLSMVRSVSTDGILIGRLSGLVAQARSVVTGAHAPLWREFVRFWTVSFPVVAYRSWRWWLGTAIAFFLVVVLIALWLSGNHEAQAALKTPSEIEELVNHDFASYYSEHPAGSFALQVWINNSWVTAQCIGFAILLGIPIPYILFQNAANLGVIGAFMFDAGKGDVFLGLLAPHGLLELTAVFLAGAVGMRLGWSVVSPGNRPRGQVLAEQGRAVVAVAVGLVVVLLVSGLIEALVTPSPLPTAVRIGIGVAAEIAFLGYVFHFGRKAVRAGESGDVEDAPDLVPTT, from the coding sequence GTGGATGTCGATGCGTTCGTGCTGGCGCACCGCCCGACGTGGAACCGACTCGAGGTGCTGGTCAAGAAGCGCCGCCGGCTGACCGGCGCGGAGGTCGACGAACTGGTCGACCTCTACCAGCGGGTGTCCACCCACCTCTCGATGGTGCGCAGTGTGTCCACCGACGGAATTCTCATCGGTCGGTTGTCGGGCCTGGTGGCGCAGGCGCGTTCGGTGGTGACCGGCGCGCACGCGCCGCTGTGGCGTGAGTTCGTCCGGTTCTGGACGGTGTCGTTCCCCGTCGTTGCGTACCGGTCATGGCGGTGGTGGCTCGGCACTGCCATCGCGTTCTTCCTCGTCGTGGTGCTGATCGCGTTGTGGTTGTCCGGGAACCACGAAGCGCAGGCAGCTCTGAAAACCCCGAGCGAGATCGAGGAACTGGTCAACCACGACTTCGCGTCCTACTACAGCGAGCATCCGGCTGGATCGTTTGCGCTGCAGGTGTGGATCAACAACTCATGGGTGACCGCGCAGTGCATCGGGTTTGCAATCCTGCTCGGTATCCCGATCCCGTACATCCTGTTCCAGAACGCGGCGAACCTCGGTGTCATCGGGGCGTTCATGTTCGACGCGGGCAAGGGGGACGTGTTCCTCGGTCTTCTGGCCCCGCACGGGTTGCTCGAACTGACCGCGGTGTTCTTGGCAGGCGCGGTCGGCATGCGACTCGGCTGGTCGGTGGTCTCGCCGGGAAACCGGCCGCGCGGTCAGGTTCTGGCCGAACAGGGCCGAGCCGTGGTGGCCGTTGCTGTCGGACTGGTTGTCGTGCTGCTGGTTTCAGGGCTCATCGAGGCGTTGGTGACGCCGTCGCCGCTACCAACGGCGGTCCGCATAGGTATCGGTGTCGCAGCCGAAATAGCTTTTCTCGGTTACGTTTTCCACTTCGGGCGCAAAGCGGTGAGGGCGGGCGAGAGCGGCGACGTCGAGGATGCGCCTGACCTGGTCCCTACGACTTAG
- a CDS encoding DUF1772 domain-containing protein, giving the protein MNTSPVVVLTSLAALASAAAGGMMYAFSTFVMRGLDRTGPADAITAMRGINAEANGNPVFLLGYFGATVLAVAVGVAALTRLNQPGSWWLLIGAVLGILGAVVTIAFNVPLNNHLDAVNPDGLSLTDAAGEWRAYFSVWTAWNHVRTATSLIGAAVMLFGLRYR; this is encoded by the coding sequence ATGAACACCAGTCCCGTCGTCGTCCTGACCTCGCTGGCAGCACTCGCGAGCGCCGCCGCAGGCGGGATGATGTACGCGTTCTCGACGTTCGTGATGCGCGGCCTCGATCGCACCGGACCCGCCGATGCCATCACCGCGATGCGAGGTATCAACGCCGAGGCCAACGGGAATCCCGTGTTCCTGCTCGGATACTTCGGCGCGACGGTCCTGGCCGTCGCGGTCGGAGTCGCCGCGCTGACCCGCCTGAATCAGCCGGGCAGTTGGTGGCTGCTCATCGGTGCGGTGCTCGGCATCCTCGGAGCGGTCGTCACGATCGCCTTCAACGTGCCGCTCAACAATCACCTCGACGCTGTGAACCCCGATGGCCTATCGCTGACCGACGCCGCGGGCGAGTGGCGAGCGTACTTCTCGGTGTGGACGGCGTGGAACCACGTACGCACCGCCACCAGCTTGATCGGTGCCGCGGTGATGCTTTTCGGGTTGCGTTACCGCTGA
- a CDS encoding RDD family protein, with protein sequence MVGQQEPVVTGDAVVLDVQIAQLPVRALSALIDLTVVFVIYVIGVMLWATMLSQFDDALSAAVLIIFTVLALVGYPLVFETATRGRSLGKMALGLRVVSEDGGPERFRQALFRALAGVIEIWTLVGGPAVICSMLSPKGKRIGDIFAGTVVISERAPKLSPPPPMPPQLAWWASSLQLSGLGPGQAERARQFLSRAAQLDPAIRDQIAYRIAAEVAAQISPPPPPGVPPQLVLAAVLAERHRRELARLQARTAQNAAPPPVQPTYRPQPAAPPDPGGFTPPS encoded by the coding sequence ATGGTCGGCCAGCAAGAACCAGTGGTGACCGGCGATGCCGTAGTCCTGGATGTTCAGATCGCTCAACTCCCGGTGCGCGCGTTGTCGGCGTTGATCGACCTGACGGTGGTGTTCGTAATCTACGTGATCGGCGTGATGTTGTGGGCGACCATGCTGTCCCAATTCGACGATGCATTGTCGGCCGCGGTGTTGATTATCTTCACCGTGCTGGCACTGGTCGGTTACCCACTCGTGTTCGAGACAGCGACCAGGGGTCGGTCACTGGGAAAAATGGCGTTGGGGCTGCGGGTGGTTTCAGAGGACGGCGGTCCAGAACGCTTCCGCCAGGCGCTGTTTCGCGCGCTGGCGGGTGTGATCGAGATCTGGACTCTGGTCGGCGGCCCTGCGGTGATCTGCAGCATGCTGTCGCCGAAGGGAAAGCGCATCGGCGATATCTTCGCCGGCACCGTGGTGATCAGCGAACGCGCCCCGAAGCTGAGCCCACCGCCGCCGATGCCGCCGCAGCTCGCATGGTGGGCGTCTTCGTTGCAGTTGTCCGGACTCGGTCCAGGACAGGCCGAGCGTGCCCGCCAATTCCTTTCGCGCGCAGCACAACTGGATCCCGCTATCCGTGACCAGATCGCATACCGGATCGCCGCCGAGGTGGCCGCTCAGATCTCACCGCCACCTCCACCCGGCGTGCCGCCGCAGTTGGTGCTGGCCGCCGTGCTGGCCGAGCGCCACCGCCGTGAGTTGGCGCGCTTGCAGGCGCGCACAGCCCAGAACGCTGCTCCGCCACCGGTCCAGCCCACCTATCGGCCGCAGCCAGCGGCACCGCCCGATCCCGGCGGCTTCACCCCGCCGAGTTGA
- a CDS encoding DUF58 domain-containing protein: MVLTGRVGLVALICVLPIALAPSPALAFVVLLAALVAVVAADIALAASPRRLNCSRLGDTVARLGQPVDAVLVVGNSNRRRFRGQIRDAWAPSTRAEPRTHAVNIPAGQHVRLVTRLSPVRRGDQHSALVTARSIGPLGLAGRQGSHRVPWQIRILPPFLSRKHLPSRLAKLRELEGMTPVLIRGQGTEFDSLREYVIGDDVRSIDWRATARRGDVVVRTWRPERDRRVVIVLDTGRTSAGRVGVDPTLADPGGWPRLDWSMDAALLLAALAARAGDHVDFIAHDRVTRAGVFNASRTELLSQLVDSMAPLEPALVESDARAMSATVHRRIRRRALVVLLTDLNASALDEGLMAVLPQLSAKHQLLIAAVADPRVDQLAAGRADAAQVYDAAAAERARNDRRAIASRLRRSGVDVVDAPPDQLAPELADHYLAMKASGKL, encoded by the coding sequence GTGGTGCTGACCGGCCGCGTCGGCCTCGTCGCGTTGATCTGCGTGTTGCCGATCGCGTTGGCGCCGTCGCCCGCGCTCGCGTTCGTCGTGCTGTTGGCAGCGTTGGTCGCGGTCGTCGCGGCCGACATCGCGCTCGCCGCCAGCCCGCGTCGGCTCAACTGCAGCCGGCTGGGCGATACCGTGGCCCGGCTCGGTCAGCCGGTCGACGCCGTTCTGGTGGTCGGGAACTCCAACCGCAGGCGGTTCCGCGGCCAGATCCGCGACGCCTGGGCGCCGAGCACCCGCGCCGAACCCCGCACGCACGCCGTCAACATTCCTGCGGGTCAACATGTTCGGCTTGTCACCCGGCTGAGTCCTGTCCGGCGCGGCGATCAGCACAGCGCGCTGGTCACCGCACGCTCGATCGGGCCGCTGGGCCTGGCGGGCCGCCAAGGCTCTCACCGGGTACCGTGGCAGATCCGCATTCTGCCTCCGTTCCTGTCGCGAAAGCATCTGCCGTCGCGGCTGGCGAAACTGCGTGAGCTCGAAGGCATGACGCCCGTGCTGATCCGGGGTCAGGGCACCGAATTCGACTCGCTACGCGAGTACGTCATCGGCGACGACGTTCGCTCCATCGACTGGCGCGCCACCGCGCGACGCGGGGATGTGGTGGTGCGGACATGGCGGCCGGAGCGGGACCGCCGGGTAGTCATCGTGCTGGACACCGGGCGCACGTCGGCGGGCCGGGTCGGAGTCGATCCGACCCTTGCCGATCCTGGCGGCTGGCCCCGGCTGGACTGGTCGATGGACGCCGCGCTGCTGTTGGCGGCGCTGGCGGCCCGCGCAGGCGACCACGTCGACTTCATCGCCCACGACCGGGTGACCCGCGCAGGCGTGTTCAACGCGTCGCGCACCGAACTCCTCTCACAATTGGTCGACTCGATGGCGCCGCTGGAACCCGCCCTGGTGGAGTCCGACGCGCGGGCGATGTCGGCCACCGTGCACCGGCGGATCCGACGCCGCGCGCTCGTGGTGCTGTTGACGGACCTGAACGCGTCGGCACTCGACGAGGGTTTGATGGCGGTGCTGCCGCAGCTGTCCGCCAAACATCAACTGCTGATCGCCGCCGTGGCGGATCCGCGGGTCGACCAGCTGGCCGCCGGGCGCGCCGACGCAGCTCAGGTCTACGACGCGGCCGCGGCCGAACGCGCCCGCAACGACCGGCGGGCGATCGCATCGCGGTTGCGGCGGTCAGGAGTCGACGTGGTGGACGCGCCTCCCGACCAGTTGGCGCCTGAACTCGCCGACCACTATCTGGCCATGAAGGCAAGCGGCAAGCTCTAA
- a CDS encoding MoxR family ATPase: protein MLALRGEIAKAVVGQDAVVSGLVIALLCRGHVLLEGVPGVAKTLLVRTLAAALQLDFKRVQFTPDLMPGDVTGSLVYDARTAEFEFHSGPVFTNLLLADEINRTPPKTQAALLEAMEERQVSVEGEPRPLPDPFIVAATQNPIEYEGTYQLPEAQLDRFLLKLNVPLPPRDQEIAILDRHARGFDPRELSAVKPVAGAADLAAGRAAVRTVLVADEVLGYIVDIAGATRRSPSLQLGVSPRGATALLATARSWAWLSGRNYVTPDDVKAMAKPTLRHRVSLRPEAELEGANPDGVLDGILSAVPVPR, encoded by the coding sequence CTGCTGGCGCTGCGCGGTGAGATCGCGAAGGCCGTGGTCGGTCAGGACGCCGTGGTCAGTGGTCTGGTCATCGCGCTGCTGTGCCGCGGCCACGTCCTGCTCGAAGGCGTGCCGGGGGTGGCCAAAACCCTGTTGGTGCGCACGCTGGCCGCCGCGTTGCAACTCGACTTCAAACGAGTGCAGTTCACTCCAGACCTCATGCCGGGCGACGTCACCGGATCGCTCGTATATGACGCCCGCACAGCGGAATTCGAATTCCATTCCGGCCCGGTGTTCACCAACCTGTTGCTGGCCGACGAAATCAACCGGACCCCGCCCAAAACACAGGCGGCGCTGCTGGAGGCCATGGAGGAGCGCCAGGTCAGTGTCGAGGGGGAACCGCGGCCGCTGCCGGACCCGTTCATCGTCGCCGCGACCCAGAATCCGATCGAGTACGAGGGCACATACCAACTGCCCGAGGCGCAACTGGACCGGTTCCTGCTCAAACTCAATGTGCCGCTGCCGCCGCGCGATCAGGAGATCGCGATCCTCGACCGACACGCACGCGGCTTCGACCCGCGTGAGCTGTCGGCGGTGAAACCCGTTGCAGGCGCGGCGGATCTGGCGGCAGGACGGGCGGCTGTGCGCACGGTCCTGGTGGCCGACGAGGTGTTGGGCTACATCGTCGACATCGCCGGCGCGACGCGGCGCTCCCCGTCGCTGCAGCTTGGGGTGTCGCCACGCGGCGCGACTGCATTGCTGGCCACCGCGCGGTCGTGGGCGTGGTTGTCCGGCCGAAACTACGTCACGCCCGATGACGTCAAAGCGATGGCCAAACCGACGCTGCGGCACCGAGTGTCGTTGCGGCCGGAGGCCGAGTTGGAAGGCGCCAATCCGGACGGCGTGCTCGACGGCATACTTTCGGCCGTACCGGTGCCGCGCTAG